A single genomic interval of Arachis duranensis cultivar V14167 chromosome 7, aradu.V14167.gnm2.J7QH, whole genome shotgun sequence harbors:
- the LOC107458376 gene encoding UDP-glycosyltransferase 71K1 isoform X1, whose product MAEDIKMKKRKMAHLMFIPVPGAGHLPSILEFANLLVNRFNNISITVFTSKFPFSPSPPSLTSSHPQIQLIPLPETPEPPSSQQLLLKARELYVVTFIDSLIPHVKSAIQTILSSYSSNSDESKPLFTLVLDFFCVSMVDVGIELGIPSYIYMTSNAGFLGYMFSILERQIDDVFNYSDPDLLIQGISIPAPSRVLPDASFNSDGGFVGYYKCAQRFRDTKGIIVNTFSELENYAIDALLSDGGRKRNPPIFAVGPLINLKGQQNPNLDQNLHEKIMKWLDLQPDCSVVFLCFGSRGSFGPSQTREIGMALRHTGVRFLWAMRSPPDKVIDEESTLPEGFLEWMEGKGMICEWAPQVEVLAHKAIGGFVSHCGWNSILESLWFGVPILTWPIYAEQHLNAFRMVKEFGLAIELTLDYRFGSNDVVTANEIENGLKQLMDRDNVVHKKVKEMKEMARKAILNGGSSFNSAGELIDNMLAYRSPS is encoded by the exons atggcAGAGGACATCaagatgaagaagaggaagatggcaCATCTTATGTTCATTCCTGTTCCTGGTGCTGGCCACTTACCTTCTATCCTCGAATTCGCCAACCTCCTTGTCAACCGTTTCAACAACATTTCCATAACCGTTTTCACTAGTAAATTCCCATTTTCTCCCTCGCCACCTTCACTCACCTCTTCGCACCCTCAAATCCAACTCATTCCTCTCCCTGAAACTCCAGAACCTCCATCATCACAGCAACTCCTACTGAAGGCGCGTGAACTCTACGTCGTGACCTTCATCGACTCCCTCATACCCCACGTCAAGTCAGCAATCCAAACCATTCTCTCTTCATATTCTTCCAACTCTGATGAATCAAAGCCACTCTTTACTTTGGTTCTTGATTTCTTCTGTGTTTCAATGGTTGATGTGGGAATTGAACTTGGCATACCTTCTTATATCTACATGACTTCAAATGCTGGGTTCTTAGGGTACATGTTTTCCATTCTTGAACGTCAAATTGATGATGTTTTCAATTATTCTGATCCTGATTTGTTGATTCAAGGTATTTCAATTCCAGCTCCTTCTAGGGTTTTACCTGATGCTTCTTTTAACAGTGATGGTGGATTTGTTGGGTATTATAAGTGTGCTCAGAGGTTCAGAGACACCAAAGGAATTATTGTTAATACTTTTTCAGAGTTGGAGAATTATGCTATTGATGCATTATTATCAGatggaggaagaaaaagaaatcctCCTATTTTTGCTGTTGGTCCTTTGATTAATCTCAAAGGACAGCAAAACCCGAATTTAGATCAAAATCTCCATGAAAAGATTATGAAATGGCTTGATCTGCAGCCAGATTGTTCTGTTGTGTTTTTGTGTTTTGGGAGTAGAGGAAGCTTTGGTCCATCCCAAACAAGGGAAATAGGGATGGCGCTTCGTCATACCGGAGTTAGGTTCTTGTGGGCTATGCGTTCGCCACCGGACAAAGTTATCGACGAGGAGAGCACCTTGCCGGAAGGGTTCTTGGAATGGATGGAAGGGAAGGGAATGATTTGCGAGTGGGCGCCACAGGTGGAGGTTCTTGCTCACAAAGCAATTGGTGGGTTTGTTTCACATTGTGGTTGGAACTCTATTTTGGAGAGCTTGTGGTTTGGGGTGCCAATATTGACATGGCCTATTTATGCAGAACAACATCTTAATGCTTTTAGGATGGTTAAGGAATTTGGATTAGCAATTGAGCTAACATTGGATTATAGATTTGGTAGTAATGATGTTGTAACGGCAAATGAGATAGAGAATGGGTTGAAACAATTGATGGACAGAGATAATGTTGTGCACAAGAAGGTGAAAGAGATGAAAGAGATGGCTAGGAAGGCTATCCTCAATGGTGGATCTTCTTTTAATTCTGCTGGAGAACTAATTGATAATATGTTAG CTTACAGAAGTCCTAGTTGA
- the LOC107458377 gene encoding UDP-glycosyltransferase 71K1 codes for MDDTELNNKAKLIFIPSPGIGHLSSALEFAKLLINRYNHLSITILCIKLTTTSISDSYIKSDLSSQSQIELVNVPEIEPLPPELLLKAPLYYVLTFLQNLAPHVKETVQSILSSYPNSGSEPAVALVVDFVFASLIDVGRELSIPSYLYMPSNAGFLSLMLSLRNRRMEDVFNDSDPDILIPGISNLVPSMVLPDALLSKDGYVPCHKLAQKFIDTKGTIVNTFMEIEKYAIDALSDGKNPPIYAIGPLINPKSHPNSKLEQTQYDMILRFLDNQETSSVVFLCFGSRGSFSPSQTREIATALQRSGVRFLWAMRSPPNKANDDESALPEGFLEWMEGMGMICEWVPQIEILAHKAVCGFVSHCGWNSILESLWFGVPILTWPIYAEQQLNAFRMVKEFGLALELKLEYRTGSDVVMADEIEKGLKKLMEKDSIVHKKLQEMKDMARNAVLDGGSSFNSIGEFVDSI; via the coding sequence atggaTGACACTGAGCTGAATAACAAAGCAAAATTGATCTTCATTCCTTCACCAGGAATTGGTCACTTGTCTTCAGCTCTTGAATTTGCAAAACTTCTAATCAACCGTTATAACCACCTTTCCATCACAATCCTCTgcatcaagctcactaccaccTCCATTTCTGATTCATATATAAAATCAGATTTATCATCACAATCACAAATCGAACTTGTCAACGTCCCTGAAATAGAACCACTTCCACCAGAGCTGCTATTGAAAGCTCCACTATACTATGTCTTGACCTTTTTGCAGAACCTTGCGCCGCACGTCAAAGAAACTGTGCAAAGCATTTTATCATCCTATCCGAATTCTGGGTCGGAACCAGCTGTTGCGTTGGTTGTAGATTTCGTTTTTGCTTCGCTGATTGATGTGGGAAGAGAACTGAGCATCCCTTCTTATTTATACATGCCATCAAATGCAGGATTTCTAAGTCTCATGCTTTCTCTCCGCAATCGTCGAATGGAGGATGTTTTCAATGATTCTGATCCTGATATACTGATTCCAGGTATCTCAAATCTTGTTCCTTCAATGGTTTTACCTGATGCTCTTTTAAGCAAAGATGGATACGTTCCATGTCACAAGCTAGCGCAGAAGTTCATAGACACCAAAGGTACCATTGTTAACACTTTTATGGAGATAGAGAAGTATGCTATTGATGCATTATCTGATGGGAAAAATCCTCCTATATATGCTATTGGTCCTTTGATTAATCCAAAATCTCATCCAAACTCAAAGTTAGAACAAACCCAATATGATATGATATTGAGATTTCTTGATAACCAAGAAACTTCTTCTGTTGTTTTTCTGTGTTTTGGGAGTAGGGGAAGCTTTAGTCCATCCCAAACAAGGGAAATAGCTACGGCGCTTCAGCGTAGTGGAGTTAGGTTCTTGTGGGCTATGCGTTCACCACCGAACAAAGCCAATGATGATGAGAGTGCCTTGCCAGAAGGGTTCTTAGAATGGATGGAAGGCATGGGAATGATTTGCGAATGGGTGCCACAAATTGAGATTCTTGCACACAAAGCTGTTTGTGGCTTCGTGTCGCATTGTGGTTGGAACTCTATTTTGGAGAGCTTGTGGTTTGGGGTACCAATATTGACATGGCCTATCTATGCAGAACAGCAACTGAATGCTTTTAGGATGGTGAAAGAGTTTGGATTAGCATTGGAGTTAAAACTGGAATATAGAACTGGAAGTGATGTTGTAATGGCAGATGAGATAGAGAAAGGACTGAAAAAATTGATGGAGAAAGATAGTATTGTGCACAAGAAGTTGCAAGAGATGAAAGATATGGCTAGGAATGCTGTCCTTGATGGTGGATCATCTTTCAATTCTATTGGAGAGTTCGTTGATAGTATATGA
- the LOC107458381 gene encoding UDP-glycosyltransferase 71K1, whose product MIIKAKVKHKRKKSSPTTHRIEIMETNRAELIFLPTPGFGHLVSALELAKILINYDNDLSITILYIKFPFAPCADSHIQSVVSSWPQIKLIDIPEVEPPPQEVLMKSVEHYILVFMESLKPHVKNTIQKMLSSYHDSDSNPVIGLVMDYFCLPMVDVAKELGVPSYMFMTSNVGFTALNVALLERKIDDPFTDSDTDLLIPGISSPVPSNVLPSPAFNRDGYAAYYKLAQRFKDTKGIIVNSFYEVEKHAIDALSDVKTTPIYAVGPLIDIKGHPNPKLDQMQHDKILKWLDEQPDSSVVFLCFGSMGSFGPSQTREIATALQHSGIRFLWAMCLPPNSDNTDRTLPEGFLEWMEGRGMICGWAPQVEVLAHKAIGGFVSHCGWNSILESLWFGVPILTWPIYAEQQLNAFRMVKEFGLAVEMRLDYRTGSDVVMADEIENGLKKLMDRDNVVHKKVKEMKNMARKAVLKGGSSFTSLGELINNMKGSK is encoded by the coding sequence ATGATTATAAAAGCTAAGGTGAAACATAAGCGGAAGAAATCATCTCCCACCACACACAGAATTGAGATAATGGAGACCAATAGAGCAGAGTTGATCTTCCTTCCCACTCCAGGATTTGGCCATTTAGTTTCAGCTCTTGAACTTGCAAAGATCTTAATCAACTATGACAATGACCTCTCTATCACAATCCTCTACATCAAGTTCCCATTCGCTCCCTGTGCAGATTCACACATCCAATCGGTTGTATCCTCATGGCCTCAGATCAAACTCATTGATATCCCTGAAGTAGAGCCGCCACCGCAGGAGGTTCTAATGAAATCAGTAGAACACTACATCTTAGTCTTCATGGAGAGCCTCAAACCCCATGTGAAGAACACTATACAAAAGATGTTGTCATCTTATCATGACTCTGATTCAAACCCTGTTATTGGGTTGGTCATGGATTACTTCTGTTTGCCCATGGTTGATGTGGCAAAAGAACTTGGTGTCCCTTCTTACATGTTCATGACATCAAATGTTGGGTTTACTGCTCTCAATGTTGCTCTCCTCGAACGCAAAATCGATGATCCGTTCACCGATTCTGATACTGATTTGTTGATTCCAGGTATATCTAGTCCAGTTCCTTCAAATGTTTTACCTAGTCCTGCATTTAATAGAGATGGATATGCTGCATATTATAAGCTTGCTCAGAGGTTCAAAGACACCAAAGGGATCattgttaattctttttatgAGGTAGAAAAGCATGCTATTGATGCGCTGTCTGATGTAAAAACAACTCCTATCTATGCTGTTGGTCCTTTGATTGATATCAAAGGTCATCCGAATCCGAAGTTAGACCAAATGCAGCATGACAAGATATTGAAATGGCTTGATGAGCAGCCAGATTCTTCTGTTGTGTTTCTATGTTTTGGGAGCATGGGAAGCTTTGGTCCCTCTCAAACAAGAGAAATAGCGACGGCGCTTCAGCACAGTGGAATTAGGTTCTTGTGGGCTATGTGCTTGCCGCCAAACTCGGACAATACAGATAGAACCTTACCAGAAGGGTTTTTGGAATGGATGGAAGGCAGAGGAATGATATGTGGTTGGGCACCACAGGTggaggttcttgctcataaggCCATTGGTGGCTTTGTGTCGCATTGCGGGTGGAACTCTATTTTGGAGAGCTTATGGTTTGGGGTGCCGATATTGACATGGCCTATCTATGCGGAACAACAGTTGAATGCTTTTCGGATGGTTAAAGAATTTGGGTTAGCAGTGGAGATGAGACTGGATTATAGGACTGGTAGTGATGTTGTAATGGCAGATGAGATAGAAAATGGGTTGAAAAAATTGATGGACAGAGATAATGTGGTGCATAAGAAGGTGAAAGAGATGAAAAATATGGCTAGAAAAGCTGTCCTTAAAGGTGGGTCTTCTTTCACATCGCTGGGAGAACTTATTAATAATATGAAAGGCAGCAAGTAA
- the LOC107458376 gene encoding UDP-glycosyltransferase 71K1 isoform X2: MAEDIKMKKRKMAHLMFIPVPGAGHLPSILEFANLLVNRFNNISITVFTSKFPFSPSPPSLTSSHPQIQLIPLPETPEPPSSQQLLLKARELYVVTFIDSLIPHVKSAIQTILSSYSSNSDESKPLFTLVLDFFCVSMVDVGIELGIPSYIYMTSNAGFLGYMFSILERQIDDVFNYSDPDLLIQGISIPAPSRVLPDASFNSDGGFVGYYKCAQRFRDTKGIIVNTFSELENYAIDALLSDGGRKRNPPIFAVGPLINLKGQQNPNLDQNLHEKIMKWLDLQPDCSVVFLCFGSRGSFGPSQTREIGMALRHTGVRFLWAMRSPPDKVIDEESTLPEGFLEWMEGKGMICEWAPQVEVLAHKAIGGFVSHCGWNSILESLWFGVPILTWPIYAEQHLNAFRMVKEFGLAIELTLDYRFGSNDVVTANEIENGLKQLMDRDNVVHKKVKEMKEMARKAILNGGSSFNSAGELIDNMLGSY, encoded by the coding sequence atggcAGAGGACATCaagatgaagaagaggaagatggcaCATCTTATGTTCATTCCTGTTCCTGGTGCTGGCCACTTACCTTCTATCCTCGAATTCGCCAACCTCCTTGTCAACCGTTTCAACAACATTTCCATAACCGTTTTCACTAGTAAATTCCCATTTTCTCCCTCGCCACCTTCACTCACCTCTTCGCACCCTCAAATCCAACTCATTCCTCTCCCTGAAACTCCAGAACCTCCATCATCACAGCAACTCCTACTGAAGGCGCGTGAACTCTACGTCGTGACCTTCATCGACTCCCTCATACCCCACGTCAAGTCAGCAATCCAAACCATTCTCTCTTCATATTCTTCCAACTCTGATGAATCAAAGCCACTCTTTACTTTGGTTCTTGATTTCTTCTGTGTTTCAATGGTTGATGTGGGAATTGAACTTGGCATACCTTCTTATATCTACATGACTTCAAATGCTGGGTTCTTAGGGTACATGTTTTCCATTCTTGAACGTCAAATTGATGATGTTTTCAATTATTCTGATCCTGATTTGTTGATTCAAGGTATTTCAATTCCAGCTCCTTCTAGGGTTTTACCTGATGCTTCTTTTAACAGTGATGGTGGATTTGTTGGGTATTATAAGTGTGCTCAGAGGTTCAGAGACACCAAAGGAATTATTGTTAATACTTTTTCAGAGTTGGAGAATTATGCTATTGATGCATTATTATCAGatggaggaagaaaaagaaatcctCCTATTTTTGCTGTTGGTCCTTTGATTAATCTCAAAGGACAGCAAAACCCGAATTTAGATCAAAATCTCCATGAAAAGATTATGAAATGGCTTGATCTGCAGCCAGATTGTTCTGTTGTGTTTTTGTGTTTTGGGAGTAGAGGAAGCTTTGGTCCATCCCAAACAAGGGAAATAGGGATGGCGCTTCGTCATACCGGAGTTAGGTTCTTGTGGGCTATGCGTTCGCCACCGGACAAAGTTATCGACGAGGAGAGCACCTTGCCGGAAGGGTTCTTGGAATGGATGGAAGGGAAGGGAATGATTTGCGAGTGGGCGCCACAGGTGGAGGTTCTTGCTCACAAAGCAATTGGTGGGTTTGTTTCACATTGTGGTTGGAACTCTATTTTGGAGAGCTTGTGGTTTGGGGTGCCAATATTGACATGGCCTATTTATGCAGAACAACATCTTAATGCTTTTAGGATGGTTAAGGAATTTGGATTAGCAATTGAGCTAACATTGGATTATAGATTTGGTAGTAATGATGTTGTAACGGCAAATGAGATAGAGAATGGGTTGAAACAATTGATGGACAGAGATAATGTTGTGCACAAGAAGGTGAAAGAGATGAAAGAGATGGCTAGGAAGGCTATCCTCAATGGTGGATCTTCTTTTAATTCTGCTGGAGAACTAATTGATAATATGTTAGGTAGCTACTGA